A genomic region of Halomonas aestuarii contains the following coding sequences:
- a CDS encoding MotA/TolQ/ExbB proton channel family protein, whose translation MTLSRYAVRLLLCGALMLPAALLQAEDDTPVQQDTPASFAEARQAELERDRARLAALVDDRDALRRAVDEAHERRDAAAQRRQSLEARRDEQQARREALTARQQAQGDDLSALTPVLERHVGELRDALGQSWLTLGGAELPARGDTDTLPDLARIASLADALMALTRETGRIERLTLPVASVDGHVAPREVLRLGDLAMIGDGRWLRRVSPELPPAAMAATPDDAGETLAAFARGEGDRVTLDPTGGALLEALTQRPDLLARFHQGGAVGYVVVALGGVGLLIALGQYGYLMRVTVRLRRQLRDDANLRDDNPLGRVLAKVQTLRQGLVPEALEARLDEALLAELPRLERGQALVKLLAAVAPLLGLLGTVTGMIGTFQSITVFGTGDPQLMAGGISQALVTTVLGLITAVPLMLAHTALASRSRWLSGLIEGRASAELAEHLDALPASAPRRESRHAASLA comes from the coding sequence ATGACGCTGTCACGATACGCGGTCCGCCTGCTGCTGTGCGGGGCCCTGATGCTGCCGGCGGCGCTGCTCCAGGCCGAGGACGACACACCCGTTCAGCAGGACACCCCGGCCTCCTTTGCCGAGGCGCGCCAGGCTGAGCTTGAGCGGGACAGGGCGCGTCTCGCCGCGCTGGTCGATGATCGCGACGCCCTGCGCCGTGCCGTCGACGAGGCCCACGAACGCCGCGACGCGGCGGCCCAGCGGCGCCAGTCCCTCGAGGCACGGCGCGACGAGCAGCAGGCGCGCCGTGAGGCGCTGACGGCCCGTCAGCAGGCGCAGGGCGACGACCTCTCGGCGCTCACGCCGGTGCTGGAGCGCCATGTCGGCGAGCTGCGCGACGCCCTCGGCCAGAGCTGGCTTACCCTCGGCGGGGCCGAACTGCCCGCCCGAGGCGATACTGACACGCTGCCCGACCTCGCGCGGATCGCATCGCTGGCCGATGCGCTGATGGCCCTCACCCGGGAGACCGGTCGCATCGAGCGGCTGACGTTGCCGGTGGCCTCGGTCGATGGCCACGTCGCCCCCCGGGAGGTGCTGCGCTTGGGGGATCTCGCCATGATCGGCGACGGCCGTTGGCTGCGGCGGGTGTCGCCCGAGCTGCCGCCGGCCGCGATGGCCGCGACGCCCGACGATGCCGGCGAGACCCTGGCGGCCTTCGCGAGAGGCGAGGGCGATCGGGTCACCCTCGACCCCACCGGGGGCGCGCTGCTCGAGGCGCTGACCCAGCGCCCCGACCTGCTGGCGCGCTTCCACCAGGGCGGCGCCGTGGGCTACGTGGTGGTGGCCCTCGGCGGAGTCGGGCTCCTGATCGCGCTGGGCCAGTACGGCTACCTGATGCGCGTGACCGTGCGCCTGCGTCGCCAGCTCCGGGACGACGCGAACCTGCGTGACGACAATCCGCTGGGCCGGGTGCTGGCCAAGGTGCAGACGCTGCGCCAGGGGCTGGTGCCCGAAGCGCTGGAGGCGCGCCTCGACGAGGCCCTGCTCGCCGAACTGCCGCGGCTCGAGAGGGGGCAGGCGCTGGTCAAGCTGCTGGCGGCCGTGGCGCCGCTGCTGGGGCTTCTCGGCACCGTGACCGGCATGATCGGCACCTTCCAGTCGATCACGGTGTTCGGCACCGGCGACCCGCAGCTGATGGCCGGCGGTATCAGCCAGGCGCTGGTCACCACGGTGCTGGGCCTGATCACCGCGGTGCCGCTGATGCTCGCCCACACCGCGCTCGCCAGCCGCAGCCGCTGGCTCTCCGGGTTGATCGAGGGGCGGGCCAGCGCCGAGCTGGCCGAGCACCTCGATGCCCTGCCGGCTTCCGCCCCGCGCCGCGAGTCGCGCCATGCCGCTTCCCTGGCCTGA
- a CDS encoding DUF3450 domain-containing protein gives MFRFHAVLVALVTLCGAGYAQAQESLVDRSAEAQRRQAELQTRIDAADDETRRLIGDLRQARAEAQRVEAYNAELERVVARQAEALARRERALEGAATLHEELPPLLRGMVERLDHWIEADLPFLRDERRARVASLERVLSDPALSPAERLDRVLAAWRGELAYGRELDAWRGLLDGEREVDFLRLGRVGFYYLTPNGHEGGVWKVEEQAWQPLDKAARRSLADGLRIAREQRAPELLTLPVSQTISRPETTRERGGDAS, from the coding sequence ATGTTTCGCTTCCATGCCGTGCTCGTCGCGCTCGTCACCCTGTGCGGTGCCGGCTATGCCCAGGCCCAGGAGTCGCTGGTCGACCGATCGGCCGAGGCGCAGCGCCGCCAGGCCGAGCTGCAGACGCGTATCGACGCCGCGGATGACGAGACGCGCCGCCTGATCGGCGACTTGCGTCAGGCCCGCGCCGAGGCGCAACGGGTCGAGGCCTACAACGCCGAGCTCGAGCGTGTGGTGGCGCGCCAGGCGGAGGCACTGGCCCGTCGCGAGCGCGCCCTGGAGGGCGCCGCGACGCTTCATGAAGAGCTGCCGCCCCTGCTGCGTGGGATGGTCGAGCGCCTCGATCACTGGATCGAGGCCGACCTGCCGTTCCTGCGCGACGAGCGCCGCGCCCGGGTCGCGAGCCTGGAGCGCGTGCTTTCCGATCCCGCGCTGTCCCCCGCCGAACGCCTGGATCGCGTGCTCGCCGCCTGGCGCGGCGAACTCGCCTATGGCCGCGAGCTGGACGCCTGGCGCGGCCTGCTGGACGGCGAACGGGAGGTGGACTTCCTGCGCCTGGGCCGGGTCGGCTTCTACTACCTGACCCCGAACGGCCATGAGGGCGGCGTATGGAAGGTCGAGGAGCAGGCCTGGCAGCCGCTCGACAAGGCCGCTCGCCGGAGTCTCGCGGACGGACTTCGCATCGCGCGCGAGCAGCGGGCCCCCGAGCTGCTGACGCTGCCGGTCTCCCAGACCATCTCCCGACCAGAGACGACGCGCGAGCGCGGGGGAGACGCCTCATGA